Below is a genomic region from Thunnus thynnus chromosome 22, fThuThy2.1, whole genome shotgun sequence.
cCCTGTGATGTTTAACCAAACCTTGtaagaaaagaacattttgtttgcaCTGGTTATTATGGCTGCAAATAGCTTACACTGCTGCTAGCAGTACATTTTATATATGCTGATGTAAATTATTTCAGCTGCTTCCCCTAAACACATGTACAGTGGCCTTGGTTTGGTTGATACAACAGTACGTGTAACACCTTCGTGTTGGCACAGCTGTCTGACaggcagaaatatgttttttttagtaaaagGACATCtagttgtatttatttattgggacagtgtacaatttttaacataaaagatgCACGGCACCGGAGTTAGCCGTGCATCCGctgtcccccacaatcaaaacatacaacagcataACAGTTCagtgcaaaaaacacacagaatacaccatacaaaatacaaagctacacacaacagcacatcatataatatacacccacaatgtcaattagaaattcataatgtaaacttgtcaaattaaaagcaagactacctgcccttatgagaagaccatagatgaagtttagactcagtggtcacagagctgattggtctttagtagattaTATAATAAGAAGCTTATGCTAACAGCAAAGTCTTGAGGGTTTTTGGCAATACAGTTACACAGCACTATAAATGatattgacaaaaacaatctgataaccaagaatatacagtatattaatgttATAGAGCTGTTAGGTGGAGATGTCTATTTATTAAATCATGTCACAGCTTTTTGGTGCTGCTTTGCTGATACAATCTACTGAAATGCTCTGGGCATTACAGTTAGACTGTGTGGCTGCTTTGCATGAAAACACTGTAGACTTCCTGTTTGAaaccacaaagacaaagagagcaGAGGGTCCTGCAGACGTACATGACTGGAGTATATCGAGAGTAAATCTTTTGACTGCCGACCACACAGAGGCTAAAAAAAAGATTCTTATATCTCTGGGTTTGTGATGTacaacacatttacagtttcGGGTAAGACTGTATATCTGTGTGCTTTAGGTGAACTCTCACTATCTGACAGACAAATAGGAAATTACATGTTGGTAGGTCTTGTTGCCATCTTGCTGTGAGAAGGCCCAACGTGTTGTTTCTGAGGCTGTAACCATGTGGGGAATGAGTCACGTCCGCATCAGACAAACTTGATGTTTGCAATACCTTTCTGACTGCGTCCCTCCGACCAGTAACATTTGTAGCACAGGATATGTGAGATGGCGAACTACCTTAGTGTGGCAGAGCTTTATCTGCTTTTGAATTAGCATGTAACCACAAACATGGACCAAATAACGTTAAAGTTCAGTGCCTGAAACGTTTTGCTTTCACTTCCTCACTCTCACTCACTATCCTGCACACTCTCTGtagctttctctttctcttactcAGTTTTAAAAGACATCTTAAGGTTCAGAAATGaccaaatgtttatttgtatgtcaAATAAGGGgaaagacagatagagaaaAACCACATCTTAAATATACAttatagatagattgataggCAGACTTAGACTTAGTCATGTCAAGTGCAGCCAGGTTATTGCTTCACACTGGAGTAAACACACTCAGTCCCAGTGTCGTCCCTCTGTCTTCTTGACCTGCCGACCTTGTTCTCCCTTAAAGCAGCGTAATGGAGGTCGTCTGCATCTCTGTAACTCTGAAAATAAAGTATGAAGCAATCACCACATTAGTATACATCCTGCGTCTCATTATGTCTTATTTTAGGATGATTGTACTGAATTGTGTTCATCCCCTGTACATGTTATCATgctgtaatatacagtatattgttgtTGTAGTAGTACAACTCTAAGAACACTCACCTCTGGATCTGGAGTCGAGTCCACTGGAGATCTTTCTTGAGACTCTTGAGTtgtgaaaaaagaacaaaagcttttaaaatgcacTAAGCTGGTGATGGGAGGACAAATTTAAGACCTTTTAAAACTTATGATTTTATGTCTAATATATTTCTCaaacatgatggaaaatgaACCATTGCACCATGATAGATATAAATCAATAAAGATCCAAATTAAAACCACTTCTTACTGTAACACAGACACCATTTAACAGTACAGTATAAAGTTTCTAACTTATGGCCTCTTTAGTTAATATTTTTGTTGACTGGCTCAGTTTCCTAtgaattgataaataaaaacttgaagTTCTAGttgataaaacatgaaaatatattcCTACAGTATATGGAAGTAATCAGTGTGGTGGAATATGTTAACACTCTTGTCTTGATTTgattgactttttgtttttatcaacttCCAATAGCTGTGCCTCCAATATTAAGTACATGAATACAAACTATCAACAGTAATAAATAACAGTTGGCCTACCTGTACGTTGGCAGCAGTTTTTGTTCATTGTATATGCTGCATATGCCAGGAAAACAATCAGGATGGTGGAGAATGCTAAAGCTCCAAACAAGAAGTAGACCAAGACAAAGTCCACTTCATCTGCAGATTCAGATGATAGGAGACATTACAGAGTTGTAGGAATATTGAGTGAGTAGAAATCATAACCACATATGAAACCACAGCTAGAAAGTTACTTACTGCCAATGTCCATCTTGGTCCCGTTTCCAAACACTATCTGTCCACATGAGGTGACAGCGCAGTAGTAGGTCCCAGTATGAGAAAGATCCAGACTCTTCATTGGCAAGTTGtagacacaggtgtgtgtttgtgtgttgttgttcctctcacactgatcattccTGCctccatgtgtgtaaatgattccTGGATGAGATTCTTGAGAGTTTTtgaaccagtaaacactgtgttCTCCATCATCACAGGTCccagtgtgtactgtacagttcAGAGTCACAGAGCCTCCTGGCTGGATGCTCTCAGATTCCAACTGATGGACCGAAGCTTGGATGTTTAAACCTGAACCCTTTACATTGAGAGTAGTGCCCTCCAAAAATTCTAACTTGTATGAATAGCCAGCTACGCAGTAGTAAGTAGCCAAGTCTGAAATTTGCACATCTGAGATCTTCAAGTGATTTTTACCAGGGCTAGCTTCCAGTTCTAAGCGTGGATAGTTCTTAAATTCACCTTGAAAATTGCcatttttgtcatgtttatAGAATTTAGACATCAACTTTGGTTTCTGTCCCAGAGTTTGTTTATACCAGTAGTAAAACATCACTGCAGCATCATCTTCATAGAAACATTCCAAAGTCACGTCTTCACCAACATTCACTGAATAAAAAGTCTTCTCTTGACGCACATACTTGGGTGATTTCAGATCATTCATCTGagctgaagagaaaagagattCAGAATTCCACATTTAATTCCGTAATAAAAGTGTATCATAATGATTGCacgacattttttttaattatatcaaaaacatttaaaaattaaacaactTACCTAAAGTCCCAAAGAACAAACAAGTCAGATACAAAGCAATTGTCAGAGGTGTCATCGTGTTCAAAATGCTGCGCT
It encodes:
- the LOC137174404 gene encoding immunoglobulin kappa light chain-like, whose product is MTPLTIALYLTCLFFGTLAQMNDLKSPKYVRQEKTFYSVNVGEDVTLECFYEDDAAVMFYYWYKQTLGQKPKLMSKFYKHDKNGNFQGEFKNYPRLELEASPGKNHLKISDVQISDLATYYCVAGYSYKLEFLEGTTLNVKGSGLNIQASVHQLESESIQPGGSVTLNCTVHTGTCDDGEHSVYWFKNSQESHPGIIYTHGGRNDQCERNNNTQTHTCVYNLPMKSLDLSHTGTYYCAVTSCGQIVFGNGTKMDIGNEVDFVLVYFLFGALAFSTILIVFLAYAAYTMNKNCCQRTESQERSPVDSTPDPESYRDADDLHYAALRENKVGRSRRQRDDTGTECVYSSVKQ